The sequence below is a genomic window from Dyadobacter sp. CECT 9275.
TTTTCTAGGGTAGACACTAAGATTGATTTCAAAAAGAAGACATTGCTTGCTGGTTGCGTATACTCCCTTCAGCTAGCAAATTTGATTCGACAGGAAGTCAGTAGTGATTGTAATAGTGAAGAGATAACTTATAGGATTATATTAAAATATCATCAATATCTTCCCGATGCAGGGTACACAAAGTTCTTTGCTATCATTCCAAAGATTTCCGACAAAACAAGAGTCAGGTTTATTATCGATTTTGAAAAATAATACTAAATCCGATTTAAATTGACGTGTTTCTTATATACGGAAAACATGTAAGTGAAATTACATTGTCGATAGATTTTGAAATTATTTCAACGATTTTCTCAATTCTAATTTGCGCCAGTTCCAAGGTTTCGAACACTTTACTCTTTAAATGCCTGCGGACTTTTTTGAAGAATCGCTCAATTGGATTTAGCTCAGGGCAAGCAGGTGGTAATTTTTTAAATACTAATTTGTCTTCGTTAAAAAGTTCTTCCTTATGTGCTTTTGCGCCATCGGCAATAAACAATGATTTTTGCCCAATGCTCTCTTCAACTTTTTGAATAAACCACCCAAAGGATGTACTGTCGAGCTTAGGGAGAAAAGTCGCAAAGCCTTCGCCAGTAAATGGGCATATTGTTAAGTACAGGTACGTATTTTCATAACCTATCTTAACCGGTGCTATAGGTCTATGACCCATAGGAGCCCATTTCCTACTTAATTCTGTTCGCGTACCAGCCCTGAGTTCATCACGGTGCGTCGGTGCGATGAAAAAAGATCGCGTGATCTGCAAAACCAGAACGCATTTCACAAATTTTTTCGCTTCGGCGATCCGATTAAAGTCATCTACATTTCCAGGCTTTTGGCGTACATTAACAGGGCGACCTGTTTTTGCCTTTATTTTCAATCGTTTACATAAGTCACTAACCCCGCTGATACTGTACTTTACACCTAAATTCCCAGCCAGATAAGCTTGAATATCCGCTAATGTCTGTGCTTGATCTGAAAGTAAAAAAGATCGTAGCTGACTAATCTGAACGCTACCGCTTCGGCGGTCCGATTAACTTACCCCACCAACGTTCAGAATAAGTAAACAGCAGGCTGCTAATTCCGCCTTTTACGTAACTGCTCCACAATCTCTGTGACTGCCGCTCGCCCAGGCCGATGGATGCACCGGCAGCGGATTGACTCCGAAAATTACCTGTTTTTAACATGCGTATAAATCGGATGCGATCACGGCGCATTGCATTTGCGAACACACAGCGGCAGATATTGCTACGGCAAAACTCCATTGCAGACTTTTTCAGATAGTAAGGCAATTGCCAAAAGCAAAAACGTCAATGATCTTTTTGACAAAAGTGATAACTTTAAATTGCCTGGTAAAGCGGAAACGAGCTCCGCTGGAGAGCAACTCGCCAGGAATAACCAGGTCGACGGAAATGAAAAAGGGGCTGAGAATTTCCCGGCCCCTTCTCAAATTCATTTTTTGAGTAATTCCTGAAAAAACTCAACTGTCAGATCTAGTGTTGGCTATTACAATTGATCGGACGAGTTTGGCTTATTTTCAGGCTCCTGAGGGACTTTTCCGCGAGGCTTTTTGCCGCTTTCGCCTTCCTTTCGCTTTAGGGCTTTTATTTTTTCATCGTAAGTTTCCTTTTCGATCTTATAGCGTCCAGTTGCCCAAGCTTCAACAACCGTCTTGGCTAGTTTGATTTTCTTCAAGCGCTCTTCCCGCCGTTTCAACTCAGCAAGAACATCAATTTTCTCTGGCTTCTCTTTCTGGTCAGTGCTGGAGGCAATAGCAAGCAGTTTGCCTATTTCCGACTATAGTTGTTGCTCTAAACGCTTTATATATTCATAGCTCATTTACCCTCGCGGCGAACCGCTTATGCTTGCTGGCATTGGCTTGTATTTTCGTGCCATCTAGTTTTTATCTTTTTTTTACGACGACCAGGCACCTCACTCAGATTTTTTTTCTAGAACTTGACGGCCAAGATCTGTCCAAATTTCATCCAACGTCTGCTCGTATTCGTAAAAAGTTTTCTTGTCTTTAAGGTTCTGCAGCTCCTCAAATCTCTGGATTGCTAAGGCTAAATATTCTCCTTGGTCACGACTGATGGATATTTGATAGAAAAACTCTAAGTTAGGATATCAAAACGACAATCTGTAATGCACCACACATAACCACGAGCGCCGAACTTTCGCCTGCTAATTCTATTAATTAATCCATTTGCCATTTAAAACTATTGAGGTGTGATTTGACCCCTCGCAACTTCGATGGCATTCGCTATACTATCCCAAAGAATTATCCTCTGTTTTAAGGCAATAGCAACTGCGTGTGATGCTTCTTGCCACTTAACTTCATCGTTACCACAAAGTGAGGTAGTCATATCATAGGCAAGGTGAGAATGGTGATCGCCATCAACTTCAATATGTCTTTCCAGGTAGTACTTGAATATCCCAATGCTTTCCGGGGTTTGTTGATGTAATTCCTTCACAAACGAGATGAACATTCCAGGTATCAGATCTTCACGACCGAACGTGAACACGGCCGCTTGTATATACTGCTTGTCGTCTTCTATTAAAGAGAAAGTGTGGTTAACAAAATCAATAACACTATTTGGAATACCGGATAGTTCGAGTGATTCTTCCACTGATTTTCCGGATGCAATGAATTCAATAAACTGCTCAATACTTTTGGTTTCACTTCCTGCCTGCTTC
It includes:
- a CDS encoding DUF3050 domain-containing protein, producing MKQIQILQEVNASLTNQLVNHRLYSEIKSLEDLRIFMEYHVFAVWDFMSLLKALQIKLTCVTTPWLPVGNPETRFLINEIVTGEESDVDLDGNRCSHFELYLKSMKQAGSETKSIEQFIEFIASGKSVEESLELSGIPNSVIDFVNHTFSLIEDDKQYIQAAVFTFGREDLIPGMFISFVKELHQQTPESIGIFKYYLERHIEVDGDHHSHLAYDMTTSLCGNDEVKWQEASHAVAIALKQRIILWDSIANAIEVARGQITPQ
- a CDS encoding IS630 family transposase, whose protein sequence is MSQLRSFLLSDQAQTLADIQAYLAGNLGVKYSISGVSDLCKRLKIKAKTGRPVNVRQKPGNVDDFNRIAEAKKFVKCVLVLQITRSFFIAPTHRDELRAGTRTELSRKWAPMGHRPIAPVKIGYENTYLYLTICPFTGEGFATFLPKLDSTSFGWFIQKVEESIGQKSLFIADGAKAHKEELFNEDKLVFKKLPPACPELNPIERFFKKVRRHLKSKVFETLELAQIRIEKIVEIISKSIDNVISLTCFPYIRNTSI